The Euzebyales bacterium genome has a window encoding:
- a CDS encoding Na+/H+ antiporter subunit E → MSGRRNGVRDRRAGDTSTGRRWPMLVALIIMWIALWGTLSIANILGGAAVAVAVLAFAGRVKPRPVRNVHPAAALRYLRTFAMQLVVANWQVIKAVLRPDTINPGILAMPLHHASDAVVTLVANSITLTPGTLTLETERRDDVAVLYVHTLDLADADGVREDICELEVLAVDAFAGRNAQAVQARTLAELEEGLRPSTDGDRPHAGGEEAQ, encoded by the coding sequence ATGAGTGGGCGGCGCAACGGGGTGCGCGACCGGCGGGCGGGTGACACGTCGACCGGGCGGCGATGGCCGATGCTGGTCGCGCTGATCATCATGTGGATCGCGCTGTGGGGCACGCTGTCGATCGCCAACATCCTCGGCGGTGCAGCTGTGGCCGTCGCGGTGCTGGCGTTCGCCGGACGGGTGAAGCCACGTCCCGTGCGCAACGTCCACCCGGCAGCCGCGCTGCGCTACCTGCGCACGTTCGCGATGCAACTCGTCGTGGCCAACTGGCAGGTGATCAAGGCGGTCCTGCGTCCGGACACCATCAATCCCGGCATCCTGGCGATGCCGCTGCACCACGCATCGGACGCCGTCGTCACCCTGGTGGCCAACAGCATCACGCTGACGCCGGGCACACTGACGCTCGAAACCGAGCGACGCGACGATGTGGCCGTGCTCTACGTCCACACGCTCGACCTCGCAGACGCGGACGGTGTGCGCGAGGACATCTGTGAGCTCGAGGTGCTGGCAGTCGATGCGTTCGCGGGTAGGAACGCGCAGGCGGTGCAGGCGCGGACGCTGGCGGAGTTGGAGGAGGGCCTCCGCCCGTCGACCGATGGCGACCGTCCTCACGCCGGCGGAGAGGAAGCGCAGTGA